The Streptomyces sp. CC0208 genome window below encodes:
- a CDS encoding ATP-binding protein, whose amino-acid sequence MSTTRPYSPGDRDPEPDVEPGGEAEVPTGRQVRRLSFEGESGVVPLARDFTRQALYAWGWLPAASADQRAAAEDVLLVVSELVTNACLHAEGPDQLGISCDNKVIRVEVSDRGSGQPAPRTPHRAGRPGGHGMFIVQRLCLDWGVVRAPGLTGKTVWAELGAPA is encoded by the coding sequence ATGAGCACCACCCGGCCCTACTCGCCGGGCGACCGTGACCCGGAGCCCGACGTGGAGCCCGGCGGCGAAGCCGAGGTGCCGACGGGACGGCAGGTCCGTCGGCTGAGCTTCGAGGGGGAGAGCGGGGTCGTCCCGCTCGCGCGCGACTTCACCCGGCAGGCGTTGTACGCGTGGGGGTGGCTGCCGGCGGCGTCCGCGGACCAGCGGGCCGCTGCGGAGGACGTGCTGCTGGTCGTCTCCGAGCTGGTGACGAACGCCTGTCTGCACGCGGAGGGCCCGGACCAGCTGGGGATCTCCTGTGACAACAAGGTGATTCGGGTCGAGGTCTCGGACCGCGGTTCCGGACAGCCGGCGCCGCGCACCCCGCACCGGGCGGGACGGCCCGGCGGTCACGGCATGTTCATCGTGCAGCGGCTCTGCCTGGACTGGGGCGTCGTCAGAGCGCCCGGACTGACGGGCAAGACCGTGTGGGCGGAGCTCGGCGCACCCGCCTAG
- a CDS encoding STAS domain-containing protein, with protein sequence MDRGTVGSAQSGRLLVEVRQEGSSAVVTPAGELDHHTADLLREPLEECLAKGKSRLVVDCTRLEFCDSTGLNVLLGARLKAEAAGGGVHLAGMLPVVARVFEITGADAVFTVHATLEEALAGESGD encoded by the coding sequence ATGGACCGCGGGACGGTCGGCAGCGCACAGTCTGGCCGGCTTCTGGTTGAGGTGCGGCAAGAGGGCTCCAGTGCCGTCGTGACTCCAGCAGGTGAGTTGGATCACCACACGGCCGATTTGTTGCGTGAGCCACTCGAGGAGTGCCTCGCCAAGGGGAAGAGCCGGCTTGTCGTCGACTGCACACGGCTGGAGTTCTGTGACTCCACCGGACTGAATGTGCTGCTGGGGGCACGGCTGAAGGCCGAGGCGGCGGGAGGTGGCGTACATCTTGCGGGCATGCTGCCGGTCGTGGCACGCGTCTTCGAGATCACGGGGGCCGACGCGGTCTTCACCGTGCACGCCACGCTGGAGGAGGCCCTGGCCGGTGAGTCCGGCGACTGA
- a CDS encoding LPXTG cell wall anchor domain-containing protein, with translation MSYPKRTAALASLAALAGSAVLMAAPAARAAVVNVNYQCKTPIGDKSAVSPIDIKGVKSGSGYKITMSWQKGVSSSPVDLGKGAMNPSATIKLGGADSGTMSVTGPANQAVVPANTPIKINDLTGTYTPKKSGKVTFTAGVLTIKALGTTTTCTPTSSPGASLTLNVTAASGSSGGTRSDSGSDSADALPQTGPEDSAIALGTLGGTVLLAGAAGTLWLTRRNQAARVRR, from the coding sequence GTGTCGTACCCGAAACGAACCGCCGCGCTCGCGTCCCTCGCGGCTCTGGCCGGCTCGGCGGTGCTGATGGCCGCCCCCGCTGCCCGTGCCGCGGTCGTGAACGTCAACTACCAGTGCAAGACGCCGATCGGGGACAAGAGCGCCGTCTCGCCCATCGACATCAAGGGCGTCAAGAGCGGCAGCGGATACAAGATCACCATGTCGTGGCAGAAGGGCGTCTCGTCCAGCCCGGTCGATCTCGGCAAGGGCGCGATGAACCCGAGCGCCACCATCAAACTGGGCGGCGCGGACAGCGGGACGATGAGTGTGACCGGCCCCGCCAACCAGGCGGTGGTTCCGGCCAACACCCCCATCAAGATCAATGACCTGACCGGGACGTACACCCCGAAGAAGTCCGGCAAGGTCACCTTCACCGCGGGCGTGCTCACCATCAAGGCGCTCGGTACGACCACCACCTGCACGCCGACCAGCAGCCCCGGCGCCTCGCTGACCCTGAACGTCACCGCCGCCTCGGGCTCCTCCGGCGGCACCCGGAGCGACAGCGGCAGCGATTCCGCCGACGCCCTCCCGCAGACCGGACCCGAGGACTCGGCGATCGCCCTCGGCACGCTCGGCGGCACGGTGCTGCTCGCGGGCGCCGCGGGCACGCTGTGGCTGACCCGGCGCAACCAGGCGGCCCGCGTGCGCCGCTGA
- a CDS encoding ATP-binding protein: MRRRLIQSTLAVVLVVIAVFGVSLVIVETRTISNSAQERVDSEAIRLAGIVDSRLFAAEDVTGEILRDQVAQERYAVIRIPGKDPIEVGSRLSGQVISSTQRGEEGETVTVQEPRSSVTREVGRTLLIIGLVALLAVIAAVLLAIRQANKLASPLTDLAETAERLGSGDPRPRHKRYGVPELDRVADVLDSSAERIARMLTAERRLAADASHQLRTPLTALSMRLEEITLTDDPDTVKEEANVALTQVERLTDVVERLLTNSRDPRAGNAVTFDLDEVIQQQLAEWRPAYRSAGRAIVSSGKRHLTAVGTPGAVAQVLAALIENSLMHGGGTVALRTRVTGNQAVIEVTDEGPGVPADLGARIFERTISGRNSTGIGLAVARDLAEADGGRLEMLQAQPPVFGLFLSRTPLKSALLDEDEPTVR, translated from the coding sequence ATGCGCCGTCGACTGATCCAGTCCACGCTCGCCGTGGTGCTCGTGGTGATCGCCGTCTTCGGCGTCTCCCTCGTCATCGTCGAGACCCGCACCATCAGCAACAGTGCCCAGGAGCGGGTCGACTCCGAGGCGATCCGGCTGGCCGGGATCGTGGACAGCCGGCTGTTCGCCGCGGAGGACGTGACCGGGGAGATCCTGCGCGACCAGGTCGCGCAGGAACGGTACGCCGTGATCCGGATCCCCGGGAAGGACCCGATCGAGGTCGGCTCCAGGCTGTCGGGGCAGGTCATCAGCTCCACGCAGCGGGGCGAGGAGGGCGAGACGGTCACCGTGCAGGAGCCGCGCTCCTCGGTGACCCGCGAGGTCGGCCGTACGCTCCTGATCATCGGCCTGGTGGCGCTGCTCGCGGTGATCGCCGCGGTGCTGCTGGCGATCCGCCAGGCCAACAAGCTGGCCTCGCCGCTGACCGACCTCGCCGAGACCGCGGAACGTCTCGGCTCGGGCGACCCGCGGCCCCGGCACAAGCGGTACGGCGTCCCCGAGCTGGACCGGGTCGCCGACGTCCTGGACTCCTCCGCCGAGCGGATCGCCCGCATGCTGACGGCGGAGCGGCGCCTGGCCGCCGACGCCTCCCACCAGCTCCGCACACCCCTGACGGCCCTGTCCATGCGCCTGGAGGAGATCACCCTCACCGACGACCCGGACACGGTGAAGGAGGAGGCGAACGTCGCGCTGACCCAGGTGGAGCGGCTGACGGACGTGGTCGAGCGGCTGCTGACGAACTCCCGTGACCCCCGGGCCGGCAACGCGGTCACCTTCGACCTCGACGAGGTCATCCAGCAGCAGCTCGCCGAGTGGCGGCCCGCGTACCGCAGTGCCGGCCGGGCGATCGTGAGCTCGGGCAAACGCCATCTCACGGCCGTCGGTACCCCGGGCGCGGTGGCCCAGGTGCTGGCCGCGCTGATCGAGAACTCCCTTATGCACGGCGGCGGCACGGTGGCGCTGCGCACCCGCGTCACCGGCAATCAGGCCGTCATCGAGGTCACCGACGAGGGCCCCGGCGTTCCCGCCGACCTGGGCGCCCGCATCTTCGAGCGCACGATCAGCGGCCGCAACTCCACGGGCATCGGTCTCGCGGTGGCCCGAGACCTGGCGGAGGCCGACGGCGGCCGCCTGGAGATGCTCCAGGCCCAGCCCCCGGTCTTCGGCCTGTTCCTCTCCCGCACCCCGCTGAAGTCGGCGCTGCTGGACGAGGACGAGCCGACGGTGCGGTGA
- a CDS encoding formimidoylglutamate deiminase, with the protein MTAKTYWLEHAWLDTHVEPGVALTVSTSGSAAGADGRVTAVRTGTEVPPPGAEILRGLTLPGLANTHSHAFHRALRGTVQVGSGTFWTWREVMYATADRLSPDTYRDLARAVYAEMALAGVTAVGEFHYLHHAPGGTPYADPNAMGEALIEAAADAGVRITLLDTAYLSSGFGQRPDHHQLRFSDGSAQAWAERCSVLKDRDHARIGAAIHSVRAVPAGQLATVARWAEERRAPLHVHLSEQTAENDACRAAHGCTPTELLAEHGVLGPRTTGVHNTHLTDEDIALIGGSGTGTCMCPTTERDLADGIGPAVALQKAGSPLSLGSDSHAVIDLLEEARAMELNERLRTRTRGHWTAAALLRAASADGHAALGWDGAGTLEPGALADFTTIALDSVRTAGPPPRLGAETAVFAASAADVSHTVVGGRHVVRDGVHTLVPDVPKALADAVAALHG; encoded by the coding sequence GTGACAGCGAAGACGTACTGGCTGGAGCACGCCTGGCTCGACACCCACGTCGAGCCGGGCGTGGCGCTGACGGTGTCGACCAGCGGCTCCGCCGCGGGGGCGGACGGCCGCGTCACCGCCGTCCGCACCGGCACCGAGGTCCCGCCCCCCGGCGCCGAGATCCTGCGCGGACTGACCCTCCCCGGGCTGGCGAACACCCACTCGCACGCCTTCCACCGGGCCCTGCGCGGCACCGTCCAGGTCGGCTCCGGGACCTTCTGGACCTGGCGCGAGGTCATGTACGCCACCGCCGACCGGCTCTCCCCGGACACCTACCGCGACCTCGCCCGTGCCGTGTACGCGGAGATGGCGCTGGCGGGGGTGACGGCCGTCGGAGAGTTCCACTACCTGCACCACGCCCCCGGCGGCACGCCCTACGCCGACCCCAACGCCATGGGCGAGGCGCTGATCGAGGCCGCCGCCGACGCCGGGGTCCGCATCACCCTCCTCGACACGGCCTATCTCTCCTCCGGCTTCGGACAGCGGCCCGACCATCACCAGCTGCGGTTCTCCGACGGCAGCGCCCAGGCCTGGGCCGAACGCTGTTCAGTTCTCAAGGACCGGGATCACGCGAGGATCGGTGCCGCCATCCACTCCGTACGGGCCGTGCCCGCCGGGCAGTTGGCGACCGTGGCCCGCTGGGCCGAGGAGCGGCGGGCCCCGCTCCACGTCCACCTGTCCGAGCAGACCGCCGAGAACGACGCGTGCCGTGCCGCCCACGGGTGCACGCCGACCGAACTGCTCGCCGAGCACGGCGTCCTCGGGCCGCGCACCACCGGCGTCCACAACACCCACCTCACCGACGAGGACATCGCCCTGATCGGCGGCAGCGGCACCGGCACCTGCATGTGCCCGACGACCGAACGGGACCTCGCCGACGGCATCGGACCGGCCGTGGCCCTCCAGAAGGCGGGGTCACCGCTCTCCCTCGGCTCCGACAGCCACGCCGTGATCGACCTGCTCGAAGAGGCACGCGCGATGGAGCTCAACGAGCGCCTGCGCACCCGCACCCGAGGTCACTGGACGGCCGCGGCCCTGCTGAGGGCGGCCTCCGCCGACGGCCACGCGGCCCTCGGCTGGGACGGCGCGGGCACCCTGGAGCCCGGCGCGCTCGCCGACTTCACCACCATCGCGCTCGACTCGGTCAGGACGGCAGGGCCGCCTCCGCGACTCGGGGCCGAGACGGCCGTATTCGCCGCGTCGGCAGCAGACGTGTCGCACACGGTCGTGGGAGGTCGGCACGTCGTGCGCGACGGGGTCCACACGCTGGTGCCGGATGTGCCGAAAGCCCTCGCGGACGCCGTCGCCGCGCTGCACGGATGA
- the hutI gene encoding imidazolonepropionase, protein MTPGRPPPPAPEPAPTADQATEDAMSNATNVSPAHSASTASTLITNIAALVTNDPSSGDGSPLGLVQDAAIAIEGNRVVWTGDQSKAPATDNRVDAGGRAVLPGFVDSHSHLVFAGDRTQEFNARMSGRAYSAGGIRTTVAATRAASDEDLERNLTRYLAEALRQGTTTFETKSGYGLTVEDEARALRIAAAHTDEVTYLGAHIVSPDHADDPAGYVSLVTGEMLDACAPYARWIDVFCEKGAFDGDQARAILTAGKARGLHPRIHANQLSYGPGVQLAVELDAASADHCTHLTSEDVDALANSRTVATLLPGAEFSTRAEWPDARRLLDAGVTVALSTDCNPGSSFTSSVPFCVALAVRDMGMTPDEAVWSATAGGAAALRREDIGRLTPGAYADLILLDAPSHVHLAYRPGVPLVSGVWRRGMRVV, encoded by the coding sequence ATGACTCCGGGCCGCCCGCCGCCGCCCGCCCCCGAACCCGCCCCCACCGCCGACCAGGCCACCGAGGACGCCATGAGCAACGCGACGAACGTCAGCCCCGCCCACTCCGCGAGCACCGCCAGCACGCTCATCACCAACATCGCAGCCCTGGTCACCAACGACCCCTCCTCCGGTGACGGATCCCCCCTCGGACTGGTCCAGGACGCGGCGATCGCCATCGAGGGCAACCGCGTCGTGTGGACCGGTGATCAAAGCAAAGCACCCGCCACTGACAACCGGGTCGACGCGGGCGGCAGGGCGGTCCTACCGGGCTTCGTCGACTCCCACAGCCACCTCGTCTTCGCGGGCGACCGCACCCAGGAGTTCAACGCCCGCATGTCGGGGCGGGCCTACAGCGCGGGCGGCATCCGCACGACGGTCGCCGCCACGCGGGCGGCGAGCGACGAGGACCTCGAACGCAACCTCACCCGCTACCTCGCCGAGGCCCTCCGCCAGGGCACGACGACCTTCGAGACCAAGTCCGGCTACGGGCTTACCGTCGAGGACGAGGCGAGGGCCCTGCGCATCGCCGCCGCCCACACCGACGAGGTCACCTACCTCGGCGCCCACATCGTGTCGCCGGACCACGCCGACGACCCGGCGGGCTACGTCTCCCTCGTCACCGGCGAGATGCTCGACGCCTGCGCCCCGTACGCCCGTTGGATCGACGTCTTCTGCGAGAAGGGCGCCTTCGACGGCGACCAGGCCCGCGCGATCCTCACGGCAGGCAAGGCCAGGGGCCTGCACCCCCGCATCCACGCCAACCAGCTCTCCTACGGCCCCGGCGTGCAGCTCGCCGTGGAACTCGACGCGGCCAGCGCCGACCACTGCACCCACCTCACCTCCGAGGACGTGGACGCCCTGGCGAACAGCCGTACGGTCGCCACGCTGCTGCCCGGCGCCGAGTTCTCCACCCGCGCCGAGTGGCCGGACGCCCGCCGCCTCCTGGACGCCGGCGTCACCGTCGCCCTGTCCACGGACTGCAATCCGGGCTCCTCCTTCACCTCCTCCGTCCCCTTCTGCGTCGCCCTCGCGGTACGCGACATGGGGATGACCCCGGACGAGGCCGTCTGGTCGGCCACGGCGGGCGGGGCGGCCGCCCTCCGCCGCGAGGACATCGGCCGGCTGACTCCGGGCGCCTACGCCGACCTGATCCTCCTGGACGCCCCGAGCCATGTGCACCTGGCGTACCGGCCGGGGGTGCCGCTGGTCAGCGGGGTGTGGCGGCGCGGGATGCGCGTGGTCTGA
- a CDS encoding oligopeptide:H+ symporter: MASSLTKDSVTPGTPGSDKAFFGHPRGLATLFMTEMWERFSYYGMKALLTVYLLSGGPDAGKGSLGGGLAMDLATTTVIVSVYSAMVYLLAMPGGWLGDRVWGPRKTVAIAAVTIMAGHLTLAVPGGQAPFFAGLALVAAGSGLLKANISTMVGHLYDGPDDPRRDGGFTIFYMGINAGAFFAPLAIGTVGQEVSWHLGFGMAAVGMAIGLAAFLLGTRNLSPVSNVVPKPLAAEERAAWLRKGLFWLIAATVFYGVVGFTGHFTLNWAMIPLTVIGLVVPAGVLLRIKRDKELTATEQSKMSGYIWFFVAAAVFWMIYDQGASTVQAFGSNDQKTADSLLGFDFPTSWYQSLNPLFIMALAPVFAWLWVWLNRKGKEPSTIVKFSMGLVLVGVSFFFFLIPIAMAANGTAVSPMWLVGIYFIQTVGELCLSPVGLSVTTKMAPAKYASQMMGVWFLAVTAGDSITGLLSNPAIAGADLSGTPAVFGEAALAALAGFAVWMYRRKVKSLMGDVR; encoded by the coding sequence ATGGCGTCCAGCCTGACGAAGGACTCGGTGACTCCGGGCACCCCCGGTTCCGACAAAGCCTTCTTCGGCCACCCCCGCGGACTGGCCACACTCTTCATGACCGAGATGTGGGAGAGGTTCTCCTACTACGGGATGAAGGCCCTGCTCACCGTCTACCTGCTCTCCGGCGGCCCCGACGCCGGCAAGGGCAGCCTGGGCGGCGGCCTCGCGATGGACCTGGCGACCACCACCGTGATCGTCTCCGTCTACTCGGCGATGGTCTATCTGCTCGCCATGCCCGGCGGCTGGCTCGGAGACCGCGTCTGGGGTCCCCGCAAGACGGTGGCCATCGCCGCCGTCACGATCATGGCCGGCCACCTCACGCTGGCAGTGCCCGGCGGCCAGGCGCCGTTCTTCGCGGGCCTCGCGCTCGTCGCGGCCGGTTCCGGTCTGCTCAAGGCCAACATCTCCACGATGGTCGGCCACCTCTACGACGGCCCGGACGACCCGCGCCGCGACGGCGGCTTCACGATCTTCTACATGGGCATCAACGCCGGTGCCTTCTTCGCCCCGCTGGCCATCGGCACCGTCGGCCAGGAGGTCAGCTGGCACCTCGGCTTCGGTATGGCCGCGGTCGGCATGGCCATCGGTCTGGCCGCGTTCCTGCTCGGCACCCGTAACCTGAGCCCGGTCAGCAACGTCGTCCCGAAGCCGCTGGCGGCCGAGGAGCGCGCGGCCTGGCTGCGCAAGGGCCTGTTCTGGCTGATCGCCGCGACCGTCTTCTACGGCGTCGTCGGCTTCACCGGTCACTTCACGCTGAACTGGGCGATGATCCCGCTCACCGTCATCGGTCTGGTCGTCCCGGCGGGTGTGCTGCTGCGCATCAAGCGGGACAAGGAACTCACGGCCACCGAGCAGTCGAAGATGTCCGGCTACATCTGGTTCTTCGTCGCGGCCGCCGTGTTCTGGATGATCTACGACCAGGGCGCGTCCACGGTCCAGGCGTTCGGCTCGAACGACCAGAAGACGGCGGACTCCCTGCTCGGCTTCGACTTCCCGACCTCCTGGTACCAGTCGCTGAACCCGCTGTTCATCATGGCGCTGGCCCCGGTCTTCGCCTGGCTGTGGGTGTGGCTGAACCGCAAGGGCAAGGAGCCCAGCACCATCGTGAAGTTCTCGATGGGCCTGGTCCTGGTCGGTGTCTCGTTCTTCTTCTTCCTGATCCCGATCGCGATGGCGGCGAACGGCACCGCGGTCAGCCCTATGTGGCTGGTGGGCATCTACTTCATCCAGACCGTGGGTGAGCTGTGCCTCTCCCCGGTGGGCCTGTCGGTGACGACGAAGATGGCTCCCGCGAAGTACGCCTCGCAGATGATGGGTGTCTGGTTCCTCGCGGTCACCGCAGGCGACTCGATCACCGGTCTGCTGTCCAACCCGGCGATCGCCGGGGCCGACCTCAGCGGGACGCCCGCGGTGTTCGGGGAGGCGGCGCTCGCGGCGCTCGCCGGGTTCGCGGTGTGGATGTACCGGCGGAAGGTGAAGTCGCTGATGGGTGACGTTCGCTGA
- a CDS encoding RICIN domain-containing protein codes for MTRPDGASDARLTELLRTDTATAYAALLELRARHQPSVLAYARLCTAGESAARQLAAQTFTLAARETARGVDPGVPWRHRLLLLTARSTAAWAGDDRAAGLDPSVLLLLNTAGPGGPVPPMLAAFESLPARTQGLVWYRLVEAEPEHRTAEHLGLTREDVVYGTEGALQSLARACLRLRLAASDDPHCADFSRLIEESVRPDSPRASADLYAHMARCPHCTAAHEELCALRDTPRAALAEGLLPWGGTAYVGRGAAEPEARPRAGSRAPSGTWPRPRRLVLASAALGVALAPLLLFLVSQGGDSPTGASASASASGSAGVVLPGPPQVTVTTTVSPSPSSTPTTRPPSPSPTKSSAPPRRTSPPPFRAPGGSYAQVVNVSTGRCLDVSGDVTEGTDVVTAPCTAANSQRWRVDSARGVLQSYADPDFCLDSRGDVDKGLGIWSCDSVEGDHGDNLRFTVDPDGVIRPAIAIATGVTPGGGDGVSLQPLTGGAEQRWRAGAS; via the coding sequence ATGACTCGCCCCGACGGGGCGTCCGACGCCCGGCTCACGGAGCTGCTGCGCACCGACACGGCCACGGCGTACGCCGCCCTGCTGGAGCTGCGCGCCCGCCACCAGCCCTCGGTGCTCGCCTACGCCCGCCTCTGCACGGCCGGTGAGTCCGCCGCCCGGCAGCTGGCCGCGCAGACCTTCACCCTCGCCGCCCGGGAGACCGCGCGCGGGGTCGACCCCGGGGTTCCGTGGCGCCACCGGCTTCTGCTGCTGACGGCCCGGTCGACGGCGGCGTGGGCCGGGGACGACCGGGCGGCGGGCCTGGACCCGAGCGTCCTGCTGCTTCTGAACACGGCCGGGCCCGGCGGCCCGGTGCCGCCCATGCTCGCCGCCTTCGAGTCCCTGCCGGCCCGCACCCAGGGCCTCGTCTGGTACCGCCTGGTGGAGGCCGAACCGGAGCACCGCACCGCCGAGCACCTGGGCCTCACCCGCGAGGACGTGGTCTACGGCACGGAGGGCGCCCTGCAGTCCCTGGCCCGGGCGTGTCTGAGGCTCCGCCTCGCTGCCTCGGACGACCCCCACTGCGCGGACTTCAGCCGCCTCATCGAGGAGTCCGTACGCCCGGACAGCCCCCGCGCCAGCGCCGACCTGTACGCCCACATGGCCCGCTGCCCGCACTGCACGGCGGCCCACGAGGAGCTGTGCGCGCTGCGGGACACCCCGCGGGCGGCCCTCGCGGAGGGACTGCTGCCGTGGGGCGGGACGGCGTACGTGGGGCGGGGCGCGGCCGAGCCCGAGGCACGTCCCCGGGCGGGGTCCCGCGCGCCGTCCGGCACCTGGCCGCGACCGCGTCGGCTCGTCCTGGCCTCGGCGGCGCTGGGGGTGGCTCTGGCGCCGCTGCTGCTGTTCCTGGTGTCACAGGGAGGTGACTCTCCGACGGGCGCGTCGGCCTCGGCTTCGGCCTCGGGTTCAGCGGGCGTGGTTCTGCCCGGCCCACCGCAGGTGACGGTGACGACGACGGTCTCGCCCTCGCCCTCCTCCACCCCGACGACGAGACCGCCCTCCCCCTCCCCCACGAAGAGCTCGGCACCGCCCCGCCGGACGAGCCCGCCCCCGTTCCGTGCGCCGGGCGGCTCCTACGCCCAGGTGGTCAACGTCTCCACGGGCCGCTGCCTGGACGTCTCCGGTGACGTCACGGAGGGCACGGACGTCGTCACGGCCCCCTGCACCGCGGCTAACTCCCAGCGCTGGCGCGTCGACTCCGCCCGCGGTGTCCTCCAGTCGTACGCCGATCCCGACTTCTGTCTCGACAGCCGTGGCGACGTCGACAAGGGCCTCGGCATCTGGTCCTGCGACTCGGTCGAGGGCGACCACGGCGACAACCTGCGCTTCACGGTCGACCCCGACGGGGTGATCCGCCCGGCGATCGCCATCGCGACCGGGGTGACGCCCGGGGGCGGGGACGGTGTCTCGCTGCAACCGCTGACCGGGGGTGCGGAGCAGCGGTGGCGGGCCGGGGCCTCCTGA
- a CDS encoding RNA polymerase sigma factor SigF, translating into MEDIMSSRLDASHTHQATSASPPEHLDPIEQDNEGDVLAGLPDIPPFEEVGAMDARALSKTLFARLESLEEGTYEYSYVRNTLVELNLALVKFAASRFRSRSEPMEDIIQVGTIGLIKAIDRFELSRGVEFPTFAMPTIVGEIKRFFRDTSWSVRVPRRLQELRLDLAKAGDELAQKLDRAPTVAELADRLGLSKEEVVEGMAASNAYTAASLDAQPEEDDSEGALADRIGYEDHGLEGIEYVESLKPLIAELPSRDRQILSLRFVAGMTQSEIGEELGISQMHVSRLLSRTLVRLRKGLTVEE; encoded by the coding sequence ATGGAGGACATCATGTCATCCCGGCTCGACGCCTCGCATACCCATCAGGCGACGTCGGCATCCCCCCCGGAACATCTGGATCCCATCGAGCAGGACAACGAAGGCGACGTGCTCGCCGGGCTTCCGGACATCCCGCCCTTCGAAGAGGTGGGGGCCATGGACGCGCGTGCCCTCTCCAAGACCCTCTTCGCGCGGCTGGAGTCGCTGGAGGAGGGCACGTACGAGTACTCGTACGTCCGCAACACGCTCGTCGAACTGAACCTCGCCCTGGTCAAGTTCGCCGCCTCCCGGTTCCGCTCCCGCAGTGAGCCGATGGAGGACATCATCCAGGTCGGCACCATCGGCCTGATCAAGGCGATCGACCGCTTCGAACTCAGCAGGGGTGTGGAGTTCCCCACCTTCGCGATGCCAACCATCGTGGGCGAGATCAAGCGGTTCTTCCGCGACACGTCCTGGTCGGTGCGGGTGCCGCGCCGCCTCCAGGAGCTCCGGCTCGACCTCGCCAAGGCCGGTGACGAACTGGCCCAGAAGCTCGACCGCGCCCCCACCGTGGCCGAACTTGCCGACCGCCTCGGGCTGTCGAAGGAGGAGGTCGTCGAGGGCATGGCGGCGTCCAACGCCTACACCGCCGCCTCGCTGGACGCCCAGCCGGAGGAGGACGACTCCGAGGGCGCGCTGGCCGACCGGATCGGTTACGAGGACCACGGGCTCGAGGGCATCGAGTACGTCGAGTCCCTGAAGCCGCTGATCGCCGAGCTCCCCTCCCGGGACCGCCAGATCCTCTCGCTGCGCTTCGTCGCGGGCATGACCCAGTCGGAGATCGGCGAGGAGCTCGGGATCTCGCAGATGCATGTCTCGCGGCTGCTGTCGCGGACTCTGGTACGGCTGCGCAAGGGCCTGACCGTCGAGGAGTGA
- a CDS encoding GtrA family protein yields MGHGSSGLRRIVREVAKFGAVGGAGLLVNLVVFNVVRHLTDLPVVRASVVATVVSIVFNYIGFRYFTYRDRDKSGRTKELTLFLLFSVVGLVIENGILYAATYGFGWDSPLQSNIFKFVGIGIATLFRFWSYRSWVFKALPAREAVASAESFLEEAEQAATRKGRPRQRVL; encoded by the coding sequence ATGGGACATGGTTCCTCAGGGTTGCGAAGGATCGTTCGCGAGGTCGCCAAATTCGGTGCGGTGGGCGGAGCGGGGCTCCTCGTCAACCTGGTCGTCTTCAACGTGGTGCGGCATCTCACCGACCTTCCGGTGGTCCGGGCGAGTGTCGTCGCCACGGTCGTGTCGATCGTCTTCAACTACATAGGGTTCCGTTACTTCACGTACCGCGACCGCGACAAGAGCGGCCGTACGAAGGAACTGACCCTGTTCCTGCTGTTCAGCGTGGTCGGCCTGGTCATCGAGAACGGCATCCTGTACGCGGCGACCTACGGCTTCGGCTGGGACAGCCCGCTGCAGAGCAACATCTTCAAGTTCGTCGGCATCGGCATCGCGACCCTCTTCCGCTTCTGGTCCTACCGCAGCTGGGTCTTCAAGGCCCTCCCCGCCCGCGAGGCGGTGGCGAGCGCGGAGTCCTTCCTGGAGGAGGCCGAGCAGGCCGCCACCCGCAAGGGCCGCCCCCGTCAGCGAGTCCTCTGA
- a CDS encoding response regulator transcription factor has translation MTRVLLAEDDASISEPLARALRREGYEVEVREDGPTALDAGMQGGIDLVVLDLGLPGMDGLEVARRLRAEGHAVPILILTARADEVDTVVGLDAGADDYVTKPFRLAELLARVRALLRRGAAEPAQPPATHGVRIDVESHRAWMGDEELQLTAKEFDLLRVLVRDAGRVVTRDQLMREVWDTTWWSSTKTLDMHISWLRKKLGDDAANPRYIATVRGVGFRFEKS, from the coding sequence ATGACCCGTGTACTGCTCGCCGAGGACGATGCGTCCATTTCGGAGCCGCTGGCCCGCGCCCTGCGCCGGGAAGGGTACGAGGTCGAGGTGCGTGAGGACGGCCCCACCGCACTCGACGCCGGAATGCAGGGCGGCATCGACCTGGTCGTCCTCGACCTGGGTCTGCCCGGCATGGACGGCCTCGAGGTGGCCCGCCGACTGCGCGCCGAGGGCCACGCCGTACCGATCCTCATCCTGACCGCGCGTGCCGACGAGGTGGACACCGTCGTCGGGCTCGACGCGGGCGCCGACGACTACGTGACCAAGCCCTTCCGGCTCGCCGAGCTGCTCGCCCGGGTCCGGGCCCTGCTGCGGCGCGGGGCGGCCGAGCCGGCGCAGCCGCCGGCCACCCACGGGGTGCGGATCGACGTCGAGTCGCACCGGGCCTGGATGGGCGACGAGGAACTCCAGCTCACGGCGAAGGAGTTCGACCTGCTGCGGGTGCTGGTACGGGACGCCGGACGGGTGGTGACCCGGGACCAGTTGATGCGCGAGGTCTGGGACACCACGTGGTGGTCGTCGACCAAGACGCTCGACATGCACATCTCGTGGCTCCGCAAGAAGCTCGGGGACGACGCGGCCAACCCGCGGTACATCGCGACGGTACGAGGCGTGGGCTTCCGCTTCGAGAAGAGCTGA